ttcagacgacgctagaacaactgacgaaccgtcgtggtctaccgtcgtcttatttagttgatgtagttgtcttcaaagttggaaactttctctctttgtctgtatattttatcaaacttggaaagaagtaaaatgattttggccagaaaaaaggtaaaaagatttttcaaacaaaaaacgtatgagcatgcaaaacagtaaccaaaatagtgaaaatgaaagcttaccttttgcgtgcaatgaaagcaagaggaagatgatcgatgtttaagttcagagacgacgaagaagacgagaggaagacgatgagaaactctgacaatgctctgacaaggaaaaaagacgaaaaggtttctctgggagattgaaatttttaatcgggtttggaaacagtgcatgtgtaagtcgaaaagttgcttacatataaaaccatttcaaaaaaataatacggcggttacatttaactacgtcgtttttaactaaaacgacgcaatatttttcattcgacgtggaatcatttcatttaacgtcgttaggtttaatataaccgacgtggattttaatttttaaattatgaatagaattttttttcccgtgacctttcagtttatttttcaattacagtgcgttataaatagagttttttttccggaggaaatttaaaacgaaggaaattaatattctgcaatatgtaaagtttcttttttggatgacagatttaaataaaataagaatataaaaacaacaaatgtgtaagtcaagtagacgaaaagttgcttacatataaaaccatttcaaaaaaataatacggcggttacatataactacgacgtataaattacaaaatacgacggtacatttaacttcggacgtggtaaataaatacgacagtagtttgtaggtaccgtcgtagtaaactcaaaaattaaagtacataagtaataactcgcgtcatggtatattatttaacacgtcgtttttattaatttaccgacgtggatttctgtaatatacgtcgatcataccgacgttgattttacaatttaaacggcggtttttttgtaaggactgccgttggttttaaaaatttattctataaatttgtcgctttcattcattttcggtttacatttaaggttccaagttcttcctctctcagtctctcatgtctcaaagacaataatttggatgttttctcaaagagaaattgagcttactcgcatcaaatatatgtccacaagaagaagcttgtcaactagccttctcacttccttgatcaagcctgataggacacttagtgcttctgaatactccttgctttccatcaaaagagatgcaagcctggcctccactcgctgtcgaaggaaagttcgcttctcagggaaatctgaagatcagatgtgcctgatcctctgcttgattttcttgcctaagaagatccgtcggatttattgtgatagcctcttcctttatccgtagagcttcagaagaagaagatgggtttcaagaatgcgataaagaatagaaatggcttcagatggcctctaaagcttgagcaattgaatcagtagtttctgggagatatgatgaagacattgtcaatgctttgaactacacaagtcctgcagaaagatatgttaaagaaactgaaacaacggcggttttctgttctaccgtcgtcttttctcgtcgtctatattaagttacgatggcggtagatttataattaccgacgtagattattttgttaaacgtcgttaagtgtactacaaccgacgtggattttaattttaaattataaatggagttttttttcccgtattctttcagttttagttttcaattccaaagcgtgataaatagatttttctttcccgaggaaatttaaaatgagggaaattaatgttctagaatttgtaaactaacatgacgcaatatttgcaaatctgtgtcatctgttaagattatgatgtggaacagagttccatctggtaagatttcgtaacccttgggatctcagacaaaactgattatgtcggcggtgttctatataaaccgtcgtggttatttcaattcttgtcattaagtagatctaccgacgtaggataagaaaatcaaagaaaaaaattgttaacaaaaattcttattaagacgaccgttaaaattaaaggtacgacgtataaaatgaataaatacgacgataaattttattgtacgatttaaagataacgtcgtagaactatacgagaatgacgtcgatatatttatattttccgtcgttgtaaattaatttaatacggcgatattttgtattttaaagccgtggatttgtttgtaattatacggcgtcttatacgaaaacctcgtcgtgttattttatgagtaaaaacggcagtttttattgaaatcgtcgtctttactttctacgtcggtcgattcataacttctgccgttctttgttggcattgattttacactgcgaaaatctgtttcaaatagacgtcggttgtttaattatgtacgtcgttgtttttgaacagccatttgaaactccattttttagttgtctaaggttgtattacacgacggtgtttttagaaccgtcgtctttttataaaccacgacggttttcacttagaccgtcgttgttttctggtcgtctttttcactttttgtagtagtgtgagCTTTTCAGCGCTGAGCTTCCGTTAGCTACTTGCACCTCGCACAACATGTCTTTTTTTCGGTTGAAATTGGCTGCGGAGATAACAAGGGGAGATGCTTACTTCCCATGATATTggttgaagatgacaaatggTACATGAGAAGGTTTTGGGAATGTCCATTCTCAAACTAATGTAAATACACAATAGAGACGTACGGGTCCTTATCGAATTCTACCGCTAACTCCTTCATGACATTTACATGTTTGTTAACCAAACTGcattgaattggaattttaagactgcatatgtgaattgggatttgaagatGGCTTTTTAAGTGTATTACATCATTGCAAAGTGATATGTCATTGTTGATGCAAGCCACCATTAATCGCAATGTGTTGCATCATAATAGGTGTCTAAACATGCGAAAGGTTTTCCGCAGCTCAGTAGCATAAAAGTAGAAACAAAGACAATATACACAAAATGAACAACAATTCACAAACGCACCGACAAGCAATACACACACAACAGACAAACAATATACACAAACTTGGCCTGCCATATACAGAGAATAGatatgcaatatacacacagtagacatgcaatatacacacaatagacatgcaatatacacacaatactCCCTTAACacacacaatagacatgcCCTTGCCCACAATAATGATGCAATATACTTCAGTCCCCAAGTACACCAACCATAGGGAAGTCGTATTGAATAGGATATTAAACTTAACAGTTGTTCTTCctactaaaagaaagaataaggtCCGTTTCCCCCCTTCTTTCTTACTTGAGTGATACTTGTGGCCCCAATAAACATCCAATTTTGGGGCAATGATATTCCATATACATGCAGCAAActatcaataaaccttcaataaacattcaataacatgcgaaatacatgcagttaccaaatattacaaaatgggTTTAGGGTCTCATTGGTGGTGCGTGCAACATGTCTTGTGCGGGAGAACTTTCACAATCTTTTAAACCGTGCAGTTAAATGatcattaaaagaacaaataaaatgacaattgatacaactaataaaactaaTACCAAGTCCTTAATGGACTTCAGCATGTTCATCACTCTAGCATCATACGTGTCATCTTGATGTTCTGCTTCAGCGGAGGTTACATCAACCCATTCGAATCCATTGCAACTGGTGGCTCCCTAATTGCAGGCATCATATATGGAATATAATTCTGTCAGAGTTAGAcataggttttttttcacccacatacatattctttaaattaaaacttacATAGGAGGTTAGACACTTCCAGAATGGCTTCCCTCGATTTTTGTCAGATTTTGAAACCCGAAGCACCATTGTAGCTCCATAATACTGACACCTCTTTGTTTGAGCGGGAGATGAAGACGAAGACATGTTGAATCTTCTCAGTTGTACCTCTTCTCACTCAGATCTTCTCACTGAAACCTCTTCGGACTCATACCTTCTCACTCATAGTTGTCATTCATACCCCTTCACTCATAACCCTAAACTTGtcactcagctctctctcatctctgcccAAATCGagttatatttcatttttttgggatcatttggtgggttggtCACGATGTCGACACCTGTACCGTCAGCATTGTGACATCTTTTAGCCCGAAAAGCAATATAAACTACTTCACtaccaaatatattttctgaaTAATGACGGGACActgcttcaattttattaatttatttatatttcattaaggCAACTAGTTGGATAAGAATCCGTCATTATTGGTTccattttaataacattactAGGGGTAGTTGGGtgtgggaaaatgaaaaagtatatgATGGGACCTTCTGTCACTAGTCagtaatccatcacatttgtatcaatgaatttgatagtgggataaacccaaaaatggctatgcaaatagccatttaattaactttttgaCTGTCTGACTCTGTATGCACCGTTATGacgttttcccttcttttgtcTTAAGTTTTAATTCACTGGGGTTCAGTTTCTTTCAAAATGGTCAACTTGGAAAAACCCCAACTGGAAACACCTTTTCAAAACACTATAAACAGAGGCTAAAACAAAATGTGTACCCCAAATATTATCATTTATCCCCTCTGCCACTCCTCAAATCGTTCCATTCCAAAAACTTTTCAATGAATTCGAAACACTTCACTACAgtcggaggaaagagaaggaagcatgTCCATTTCGATATGCCCGAAGCCTTCATCCCGGAGTCCGCTTGGTTTCAAGTCATGTTATACGTGGCAACCGAATCATCGGAAGATCTCTTCCGTATGGCATCTGTGTGCCGATTGTTCCGAACTTTGGCAAACAGTCCACAAGTGTGGAACATCATTTCAATGGCAAAGTACCCATACCATCCTATCTGGTACCGTGCCAGACCTGCGGTCCAGCATTTCTTGCAACAATGCAGGGCTTGCGATAACCCTGAGTCCATATTTAGAGAAGCATTCCAAGGTTTTTTCAGGCACGGTAAGGTGGAAGCGTTGTATGGGATGCGCATTGCAGCCACGGCAGGCCATATGGAAGCGGCATATGTAGTTGGACTACTTGGTATGTCCGGAATTGGTCAGTCAAAAGAGGATGCATTACaattcttgtgttctttgaaTCAACGTAACAACATTGATATGAAAGGAACCAGGGATGCTTTGACAGGAAGATGTCGCGGAGCATTTGTTGCAAGACATATCGTAGATATGTTTGACTATGGGAAGATTAAGTTCAATCGGTGCAGCGCTTGTAACAACAATGAatggtattttgttattcCAGGCTGGCCTAGTGAAGACAAGATAAATCCTGCGTTGTGGACTTGTTGCAACCGATGCAAATGGCACCGTGAGAGTATTTTTTGGTGCAAAATCCTGCGTGAGTATGTTGTGTGAGGGAATCACGTATTTTTGCATTAGTTTTAGTACAAATTTACGGTTTTGATGCATTGTGGACTTGCTTCTCTTCACTTCTAGGTTGGCTGGCTACGTTATACCTATCTCAGTTTAAATGTTGTTCAAATGTTGGTATTTTGTCATAAaccgttttatatataaatgtataatatttattatatagcgGAATGATTACTTACATCATAGACGGCTAGGAATGACATTTTACTGACACAGATATTTTACATCATATTTGGTAAACGAAAAGTCATGCATGGAGTAAATAGGTGTCTTTTCACCAGTGCTTGGGAATGACATTTTCCCACTTAGCATATCCGAAAGGATTTGGTTACACGTTTCTTAACCTAGGGGGTTGAACAGTGAATGACGTAGactatttttttgtgtggaaggaGTACAATGGATGACTTGTATATTTCCATAttatgtttcaaaacatcccttcaacctaaaaaataaaaaaattaacaaattgaagaacagaGAAACCGATGAGCACTACAAATGGCCTATTCGCacggaaaataaaattgttttcaacaAGTTGGactaaatataattaacaaatggacagcctaaaaagtaatatcataataattataataattgtggataaataataataaaatactaatgtaGCATAACCATTAAACAGGGAATGCAGTAGGAAGATGAAATCGCAATAAGTTCGTACAAATTTTCGGAtcgtttttctaatttttgtgtatttagttatgaattttccaagaaaaaaggtaataaaataataatttagggtaaaatgggaggatgtggccatgttcggtaacgtacacttgtgcaagtagtcaaaagtgacgggctgagatcgcgccaggtgtcatattcttgttaattttggattcttttgttaaaaaatctttgaaactaggtaataaatagtaggaaaatcgTAAAAATGGCCCAAAAATTACTCCGGCCTCCTTTTGACGTCCTAAAACTAGgagaacctataaatcattcgtctcgcaatgaaataatccaaattgtgttacataactcactgtcctcttaaccctaagtattGATGTTTGTTAACTTCAACTTGAataacctacttcaacaagcatctcccGTTAATGTTGGGAATTAATTTTACAAATGCGTAACAATGAATCGAAGAATTCAGCAACGGAGATGGAGtgtcaatgagttcgtagcaattttcggaaataattttgaatttttctgtatttagttatgaattttccaagaaaaaaggtaataaaataatcCTTTAGGGTAAAATGGagatgtggccatgttgactgacgtacacttgtgcaagtagtGAAAAGTGACGGgctgagatcgcgccaggtgtcatattcttgttaattttggattcttttgttaaaaaatctttgaaactaggtaataaatagtaggaaaatcgTAAAAATGGCCCAAAAATTACTCCGGCCTCCTTTTGACGTCCTAAAACTAGgagaacctataaatcattcgtctcgcaatgaaataatccaaattgtgttacataactcactgtcctcttaaccctaagtattGATGTTTGTTAACTTCAACTTGAataacctacttcaacaagcatctcccGTTAATGTTGGGAATTAATTTTACAAATGCGTAACAATGAATCGAAGAATTCAGCAACGGAGATGGAGtgtcaatgagttcgtagcaattttcggaaataattttgaatttttctgtatttagttatgaattttccaagaaaaaaggtaataaaataatcctttagggtaaaatgggaggatgtggccatgttgactgacgtacacttgtgcaagtagtGAAAAGTGACGGgctgagatcgcgccaggtgtcatcttcttttatattttggattcttttgttcaaaaatctttgaaactaGGTAaaaaatagtaggaaaatcctaaaaatgcccCCAAAATTACTCCGGCCTACTTGTGACGTCATAAAACTAGgagaacctataaatcattcgtctcgcaatgaaataatccaaattgtgttacataactcactttcctcttaaccctaagtattgatgtttgttaacttcaacttcaataacctacttcaacaagcatctcccGTTAATGTTGGGAATTAATTTTACAAATGCGTAACAAtgaatcggagaattcagcaacggagatggagtgtcaatgagttcgtagcaattttcggataatttttttattttgtgtgtaatTAGTTCTGATTTTTGTAaggaaaagtaataaaataataatttatggtaaaatgggagggtgtggccatgttgactgacgtacacttgtgcaagtagtTATCAGTGACGGGCTGAGATCGGGCCAGGTGTCCTCTTGCtattattttggcttttttagtgCAACAATCTGTGGACATAGGTAATAA
Above is a window of Prunus persica cultivar Lovell chromosome G2, Prunus_persica_NCBIv2, whole genome shotgun sequence DNA encoding:
- the LOC109947405 gene encoding uncharacterized protein LOC109947405 gives rise to the protein MPEAFIPESAWFQVMLYVATESSEDLFRMASVCRLFRTLANSPQVWNIISMAKYPYHPIWYRARPAVQHFLQQCRACDNPESIFREAFQGFFRHGKVEALYGMRIAATAGHMEAAYVVGLLGMSGIGQSKEDALQFLCSLNQRNNIDMKGTRDALTGRCRGAFVARHIVDMFDYGKIKFNRCSACNNNEWYFVIPGWPSEDKINPALWTCCNRCKWHRESIFWCKILREYVV